AACAATGCATCTACCGCCAATGGTGAAGCCTTACAATATTTTAACGCGGTGCGCACAAGAGCCGGGGTTGACAAGGTTACAACCCTTACTGCCGATGTTATATGGAAGGAAAGACGGATAGAGCTGGCCTTTGAAGGTCAGTACTGGTTTGACCTGGTACGCCTTTCTTATTATAACCCGCAACAGGCAATCTCGATCATTAATAAACAGATAACTCCAACAAAGGATGCGGTACCGTATATCCCCCGGTCGCAGTTTAGCTATGACCCTGCTACGGGAATTAAAACAGCATCGGCTAACAGCTTGATTATTACACCGCCAAGCATTAACACATTTACGCTGCCTATACCGGCAAATGAGCAAACTGCCGACCCGATGTTATTGCAGGAACCTGTTCCTTATTATTAAATACGTTCAAAAATCATTCAAATTTTCAGATCATGAAAAAGTTAAATCACTATATCAAAAACTCCCCCTTACTCCTACTGTTGGCTGCGGTGGTTTTTATGCAGTATGGCTGCAAAAAGGATGCATCTTCATCAAAGGGCACCCCTGTAATAACTGCTATCCGCAATTATGTAGCCCATCCCGGAGATTCGCTTCTGAGCAGCGTTGGTACCGGCCAATGGATAGTTATTTCGGGCAAAAATCTGCGGGGCGCGCTTGCTATCAATTTCGACGGGGTAAAAGGTTCTTTTAACGATGCCTGGTTTTCCGATACCAGCGCCATCGCGTTGATCCCGGCGGTTATCGCGTTTCCGTCGGTTCCCTCCGATAAGCTGAATACCATACATTATGTTACCAACCATGGCGAAACTACGTTTTCGTTTCCTATCGTTGCCCCCGCCCCTACTATTTCGGGTATTTCTAACGAAAGCGCTAATCCTGGCGATTCGGTAAGGATTAACGGGCTCAGCTTTTTCTTTGTTAATAGCGTGGTGTACGGCGGAATTAATATTACCGGTTTTAAATCGTCAAACGACGGCACAAGCCTCAGCCTCGCGGTACCTTCCGGCATCACGCAAACAGGGGGAATTGTAAGCGTTGAAACCAAGTCGGGCAAAGCTGCTACCGTTTATGCTGTACATAATTTTACTGCCGGGGTATTGAACAATTATGATAACGTAAACAATTTTTCATGGGGATCGAATACCTCAAACAGTTCTGCCTCCTATCCTGGTAACACGGGCTAT
The sequence above is a segment of the Mucilaginibacter celer genome. Coding sequences within it:
- a CDS encoding glycan-binding surface protein, with translation MKKLNHYIKNSPLLLLLAAVVFMQYGCKKDASSSKGTPVITAIRNYVAHPGDSLLSSVGTGQWIVISGKNLRGALAINFDGVKGSFNDAWFSDTSAIALIPAVIAFPSVPSDKLNTIHYVTNHGETTFSFPIVAPAPTISGISNESANPGDSVRINGLSFFFVNSVVYGGINITGFKSSNDGTSLSLAVPSGITQTGGIVSVETKSGKAATVYAVHNFTAGVLNNYDNVNNFSWGSNTSNSSASYPGNTGYYGIMAASNVPAGDWSWWNGGRSININAAQWVPQANLKDTLSHYAVKFEISATKPWVNGSIQILKDYGSYAALYRPWKTATGATAAFTTKGWQTVTIPFSSFVDNKGFPAATLTDFLGATGAGGIEFQFINDGSSTVQTFEAAIDNIRVVRIK